GGCGCTTGTCGGTACGATAGCGTCTCACATAGAGAACATGATAACGGGTGTGACCAAGGGCTTCAGGTACAAGATGAAGATAGTGTTCAGCCACTTCCCTGTGACTGTAAAGGTTGACGAGAAGAACAAGGTTATTTACATTGAGAACTTCCTTGGTGAGAAAGCGCCACGCGTAGCTAAGATACATGGTAACGTTAAGGTGCGCGTCCAAGGCGAAGATGTGATCATAGAGGGTATCGATATTGAGGAGGTTGGGCAGACGGCAGCAAACATTGAGCAGGCTACTAAGGTTAAAGGGTTCGACCGCCGCGTGTTCATGGACGGGATTTACATCTACGAGAGGGGGGTGGCTGAGTAATGAGTGAGGCGGAGCTACGCAAGCAGATAGAAGAGTTGATGCGTAAGCGTGAAGAGATACTACGCGCCAAGAGGAGTGGCCCACTAGCGAGGATGGTTGAGCTACGCAAGAGGCTCAAGTCGAAGAAGCCGCTATTCCTAAGGCACCAGTGGTGGAAGTTCTG
The Pyrolobus fumarii 1A DNA segment above includes these coding regions:
- a CDS encoding 50S ribosomal protein L6 — translated: MAKAVYVAEEVPIPEGVEVKIEGKKVTVKGPKGELTRDFSHAKGIIISVVEEDGKKKVRIEAFFANRRKKALVGTIASHIENMITGVTKGFRYKMKIVFSHFPVTVKVDEKNKVIYIENFLGEKAPRVAKIHGNVKVRVQGEDVIIEGIDIEEVGQTAANIEQATKVKGFDRRVFMDGIYIYERGVAE